The following coding sequences lie in one Montipora foliosa isolate CH-2021 chromosome 11, ASM3666993v2, whole genome shotgun sequence genomic window:
- the LOC137976853 gene encoding BTB/POZ domain-containing protein 1-like: MSSAQLVHIAVEKPCPEDWQTTKLTIKDRCSFLFNNELLSDVKFIVPVPNGESESKKSKHEIFAHKFLLSISSPVFYTMFYGAIPETSDNVELPDCGYESLMELLRFIYCDEVILSESNVTEVLYLSKKYMMPPLADKCWEYLASNMYPSNVLSVLLVAELHEEEKIVNLCWKMIDEQTTTVLRQRIGRRQVEAQAAQSRKISPKKFTLLQHQSRSNSGDGYKDKFTSP; the protein is encoded by the exons ATGTCCTCTGCCCAGCTTGTTCACATTGCTGTCGAAAAACCCTGCCCAGAAGACTGGCAAACAACTAAACTTACCATCAAGGACAGGTGCTCTTTCCTATTTAACAACGAGCTCTTGAGTGATGTAAAGTTTATTGTTCCGGTGCCGAACGGCGAGAGCGAAAGTAAGAAATCCAAGCATGAGATTTTCGCCCACAAGTTTCTTCTCTCGATCAGCAGCCCTGTGTTTTACACCATGTTTTACGGAGCAATACCAGAGACAAGTGATAATGTTGAGTTGCCTGACTGCGGATACGAGAGTCTCATGGAGCTTCTACGTTTTATTTACTGCGATGAAGTCATTTTAAGCGAAAGTAATGTGACGGAAGTGCTGTATTTGTCGAAAAAGTACATGATGCCTCCACTTGCCGACAAATGCTGGGAATATTTGGCGAGTAACATGTATCCATCAAATGTTTTGAGCGTTTTGTTAGTTGCTGAGCTACACGAAGAGGAAAAGATCGTAAATCTTTGTTGGAAAATGATCGACGAGCAAACAACAACTGTTCTCAGACAACGAATAGGAAGACGTCAGGTGGAagcacaggcggcccagagtcggaag atctcgccgaaaaaattcacacttctccagcatcagtcacgctcaaactccggtgATGGCTACaaggataaatttacttccccttga